A stretch of the Microtus ochrogaster isolate Prairie Vole_2 unplaced genomic scaffold, MicOch1.0 UNK657, whole genome shotgun sequence genome encodes the following:
- the Cd1d gene encoding antigen-presenting glycoprotein CD1d codes for MWNVLCLLFWVFAWVWVQSEAQQNNFPFRCLQISSFPNSSSSSTDGLAWLGDLQTHRWSNASDTIDFVKPWSQGKFSDQQWEQLQRIFQVYRFSFTRDIQEFVKMLPNIHYPVEIQMSAGCDVYSENASKSFFYVAFQGEYILSFQGTSFQKAPDAPSWTELVIKVLNGDQGTMETLQWLLNDICPKFVHGLLEAGKAELEKQEKPEVWLSSGLSPKHGHLQLVCHVSGFYPKPVWVMWMHGEQEQNSTQTSDYLPNADETWYLQATLDVEAGKEAGLACCVKHSSLRGQNKIRYGKHSPMGIIFMAVLVGLVLICAGCYVIYTKKHR; via the exons ATGTGGAACGTATTGTGCCTGTTGTTTTGGGTGTTCGCGTGGGTCTGGGTACAATCAGAAG CCCAGCAAAATAATTTCCCCTTCCGCTGCCTGCAGATctcttccttcccaaacagtAGTAGCTCAAGCACAGATGGCTTGGCCTGGCTGGGGGATCTGCAAACTCATCGGTGGAGTAATGCCTCCGACACCATTGATTTTGTGAAACCCTGGTCCCAGGGAAAATTCAGTGATCAACAGTGGGAGCAATTGCAGCGTATATTTCAAGTTTATCGATTCAGCTTTACCAGGGACATACAGGAATTTGTCAAAATGCTGCCTAATATACACT ATCCTGTTGAGATCCAGATGTCAGCTGGGTGTGACGTGTACTCTGAGAATGCTTCAAAAAGCTTTTTCTATGTAGCATTTCAAGGAGAATATATCCTGAGTTTTCAGGGAACTTCCTTTCAGAAGGCCCCAGATGCCCCATCTTGGACAGAGTTGGTCATTAAAGTGCTCAATGGTGATCAAGGGACAATGGAAACCCTCCAATGGCTTCTGAATGACATATGCCCCAAGTTTGTCCATGGCCTCCTGGAAGCAGGGAAGGCAGAGCTAGAGAAACAAG AGAAGCCTGAGGTCTGGTTGTCCAGTGGCCTCAGTCCTAAACATGGTCATCTACAGTTGGTGTGTCATGTCTCTGGCTTCTACCCAAAGCCTGTGTGGGTGATGTGGATGCACGGTGAGCAGGAGCAAAATAGTACTCAGACAAGTGACTACCTGCCCAATGCTGATGAGACATGGTATCTCCAAGCAACCCTGGATGTGGAGGCTGGAAAGGAGGCTGGCCTGGCCTGCTGCGTGAAACATAGCAGTCTAAGAGGACAGAATAAAATCCGCT ATGGCAAACATTCACCCATGGGTATTATCTTCATGGCAGTACTAGTAGGACTAGTACTAATATGTGCTGGGTGTTATGTGATCTACACCAAGAAGCACCG